In Persephonella sp. IF05-L8, the following are encoded in one genomic region:
- a CDS encoding aldo/keto reductase: MEYRNLGNTGLKVSVICLGAMTFTEKGWRSAGTMSFSEIQKVVDYALDNGVNFFDTADIYAFGESEELLGKALGSRKNDVIIATKVRGVMSDDPNDRGLSRYHIFKSIDASLKRLGRDYIDLYQVHWWDSSTPIEETIDALNDLVRVGKVRYIGISDFAGWQIARSVSLQEAKNYAKFVSAQMYYSLLGRDIEFEVVPACEDLGLGILAWSPLAGGFLTGKYTRENIPEGSRYARMERPFLRFDFEKGYFVVDELRKLAEKYNATVSQVALNWIKAKPFISSIIIGVRSLEQLKDNLGCINWDLSEEDISYLDEITAPERPYPQWFLDMFADL, encoded by the coding sequence ATGGAATATCGAAATTTAGGTAATACAGGTCTAAAGGTATCTGTTATCTGTCTTGGGGCTATGACATTTACAGAAAAAGGCTGGCGTTCAGCAGGAACTATGTCTTTCTCAGAAATACAAAAAGTTGTAGATTATGCTCTGGACAATGGAGTTAACTTTTTCGATACTGCTGATATATATGCATTTGGAGAAAGCGAAGAACTGCTTGGTAAAGCCCTTGGAAGCAGGAAAAATGATGTGATTATTGCAACAAAAGTTAGAGGCGTTATGTCAGATGACCCTAATGACAGAGGACTTTCCAGATATCATATTTTTAAATCCATAGATGCATCCTTAAAAAGATTAGGCAGAGATTACATAGACTTATATCAGGTTCACTGGTGGGATAGTTCAACACCAATTGAAGAAACAATAGATGCTTTAAATGACCTTGTTAGAGTAGGAAAAGTCAGATATATAGGTATATCTGATTTTGCAGGCTGGCAGATAGCAAGGTCAGTATCACTGCAGGAAGCTAAAAACTATGCAAAATTTGTTTCAGCCCAGATGTATTACTCGCTACTGGGTAGAGATATTGAGTTTGAGGTTGTTCCTGCCTGTGAAGATTTAGGGCTTGGAATACTGGCATGGAGCCCACTGGCTGGTGGTTTCCTTACAGGAAAATACACCCGTGAAAATATTCCCGAAGGCAGTAGATATGCCAGAATGGAAAGACCATTTTTAAGATTTGATTTTGAAAAAGGATACTTTGTTGTTGATGAACTCAGAAAACTTGCAGAGAAATACAATGCTACCGTTTCACAGGTGGCCCTAAACTGGATAAAAGCAAAACCATTTATAAGCTCAATAATTATAGGAGTTAGAAGCCTTGAACAGTTAAAAGATAATCTTGGCTGTATCAACTGGGATTTATCAGAGGAAGACATATCTTATCTTGATGAGATAACTGCTCCTGAAAGACCATATCCCCAGTGGTTTCTTGATATGTTTGCAGATTTATAA
- a CDS encoding DNA repair exonuclease — MKFVHISDTHLGYHQYGLQERAEDFYDVFDEAVDFAIEKKVDFIIHTGDFFHSSRPSNQVILQGINILQKLKDAGIPIFVISGNHDRGSQVRDVSPLKILEPSGLKLIDNGVIEYNGIFFAGLKYISKAGLKQIGGSLRPIFEKYLKNIGNGFKILMLHQEFQPFFPSSNLYLKNEIPEGFDYVGIGHYHIPQMPAVINGATVVQPGSTEFTAYNEKEEEAGKGFYYVEVDGKEIKPQFIKLNRRRPFLYYRFSEENIEELIKQIKGDIEKLEGSKKPVIVFKGVLKELTYKDIYKYLSAEGISEEEGSILHLHFNLTREVTEEESFSVIETSTEKINQELKRLIGDDELFEAVAETLNFLRTFDNIDEIKKYLKENPDAIDI; from the coding sequence ATGAAATTTGTTCATATTTCGGATACCCATCTGGGTTATCATCAATACGGCCTACAGGAGAGGGCGGAGGATTTTTATGATGTTTTTGATGAGGCTGTAGATTTTGCAATAGAAAAAAAAGTGGATTTTATAATTCATACAGGTGATTTTTTCCATTCCTCTCGCCCTTCTAATCAGGTTATCCTTCAAGGAATTAATATTCTCCAAAAGTTAAAAGATGCAGGTATCCCGATTTTTGTTATATCCGGTAATCATGATAGAGGTAGTCAGGTAAGGGATGTATCCCCTTTGAAAATTCTTGAACCTTCAGGATTAAAACTGATAGATAACGGAGTTATTGAATATAATGGAATATTCTTTGCAGGACTGAAATATATCTCAAAAGCAGGTCTCAAACAGATAGGTGGAAGTCTCAGACCTATTTTTGAAAAGTATCTAAAAAACATAGGAAATGGTTTTAAAATCCTAATGCTACATCAGGAGTTTCAACCATTTTTTCCCTCTTCAAATCTATATTTGAAAAATGAAATTCCTGAAGGCTTTGATTACGTAGGAATAGGTCATTATCATATTCCCCAGATGCCTGCAGTTATTAACGGTGCTACTGTTGTTCAGCCTGGTTCAACAGAGTTTACAGCTTACAACGAAAAAGAAGAAGAAGCAGGTAAAGGCTTTTATTACGTTGAGGTTGACGGAAAAGAGATAAAGCCTCAGTTTATAAAGTTGAACAGAAGACGCCCATTTCTATATTACAGATTTTCTGAAGAAAATATAGAAGAGCTAATAAAACAGATTAAAGGAGATATAGAAAAGTTAGAAGGTAGCAAAAAGCCTGTTATTGTTTTTAAAGGAGTTCTAAAGGAACTTACCTATAAGGATATATACAAATATCTTTCAGCTGAAGGCATATCAGAAGAGGAAGGTAGTATTTTACATCTGCATTTTAATCTTACAAGAGAAGTAACTGAAGAAGAAAGTTTTTCTGTAATTGAAACTTCCACTGAAAAAATTAATCAAGAACTTAAAAGGCTTATAGGAGATGATGAGCTTTTTGAAGCTGTTGCTGAAACTTTAAATTTCCTCAGAACATTTGACAATATTGATGAGATTAAAAAATATCTTAAAGAAAATCCAGATGCTATAGATATTTAA
- a CDS encoding YgaP-like transmembrane domain, which yields MSKSAVRAQRAVMGTLLLIAMILMAIGYDWGKYIVYFIIFMLYLSAATGFCPSDAIFEKLFGKKQDNT from the coding sequence ATGTCTAAGTCAGCAGTTAGAGCTCAAAGGGCAGTAATGGGAACACTTCTTTTGATAGCAATGATTTTGATGGCTATTGGATATGATTGGGGTAAGTATATAGTTTACTTCATAATATTTATGCTTTATCTGTCGGCAGCTACAGGATTTTGTCCATCTGATGCAATATTTGAGAAACTATTTGGAAAAAAACAGGATAATACTTAA
- a CDS encoding NYN domain-containing protein codes for MTNNLYRNQRVAIFLDIQNLYYSARDAFNRKVNFESVLHKVLNDRVLIRAIAYLVKLQGVDQKGFINTLKHIGYQVRVKEPKIFKRLDEEGNLWTTVKADWDMGIAMDAISLAEKIDVAVLASGDGDFADLVRYLHTKGVKVEIAAFKQTAAKELVEIADEFIDLTIFGEDIFL; via the coding sequence ATGACGAACAACCTTTACAGAAACCAGAGAGTTGCCATATTTCTGGATATACAGAACCTCTATTACTCTGCAAGGGATGCATTTAACCGCAAAGTAAATTTTGAAAGTGTTTTACATAAAGTTTTAAATGATAGAGTTCTGATAAGAGCTATAGCATACCTTGTAAAGCTTCAAGGAGTTGACCAGAAGGGCTTTATTAATACCCTCAAGCATATAGGTTATCAGGTCAGAGTTAAGGAACCTAAAATTTTCAAAAGATTAGATGAGGAAGGAAATCTATGGACTACCGTCAAAGCCGACTGGGATATGGGTATTGCAATGGATGCCATATCACTGGCAGAAAAAATAGATGTGGCAGTGCTGGCAAGTGGAGATGGAGATTTTGCAGACCTTGTTAGATATCTACATACAAAAGGTGTAAAGGTGGAAATAGCAGCGTTCAAGCAGACAGCAGCCAAAGAACTTGTTGAGATAGCAGATGAGTTTATAGACCTTACAATTTTTGGAGAGGATATCTTTCTTTGA
- a CDS encoding nucleotide exchange factor GrpE: MEEKKEEVEVKIEDSQEKSQQEEQTQETQQEGKEEKQLTLEECIQQNKKLEEELNQLKAKLQKTEEAAKRLSVMYQSLQKEFEDYKVRMRKEKEEAKEEGALRVVKGFMEIVDNFEKALESAAKTTDINALMKGIQMIHYQLFRFLQEQGIEKIETSQGFNPMEHEAIETIASKEHQPNEIIKVVQTGYKYRGKTIRPAKVVVAIPPEEREEIT, from the coding sequence ATGGAAGAAAAAAAGGAAGAAGTTGAGGTAAAAATAGAGGACAGTCAAGAAAAATCTCAGCAGGAAGAACAAACTCAAGAAACACAACAAGAAGGAAAAGAGGAAAAACAACTCACCCTTGAAGAATGTATCCAGCAAAACAAAAAATTAGAAGAAGAACTTAACCAACTTAAAGCAAAACTCCAGAAAACAGAAGAAGCAGCCAAAAGACTGTCTGTTATGTATCAATCCCTCCAAAAAGAGTTTGAAGATTACAAAGTCAGAATGAGAAAAGAAAAAGAAGAGGCAAAAGAGGAGGGAGCCTTAAGGGTAGTAAAAGGATTTATGGAAATTGTGGATAATTTTGAAAAAGCCCTTGAAAGTGCAGCTAAGACCACAGATATAAATGCCCTTATGAAAGGTATTCAGATGATACATTATCAGCTTTTTAGATTTCTGCAGGAACAGGGTATAGAAAAGATAGAAACATCTCAGGGATTTAATCCCATGGAACATGAAGCAATTGAAACTATTGCCTCAAAAGAACACCAACCTAATGAAATCATAAAAGTCGTTCAGACAGGCTATAAATACAGAGGAAAAACCATAAGACCAGCAAAAGTTGTTGTTGCAATACCACCTGAAGAAAGGGAAGAAATCACATAG
- a CDS encoding J domain-containing protein yields MNLYQLLGVARDATPEEIKKAFREKARKYHPDINPEYSEIFKQITHAYDILSDPIKRKKYDESLYKLEKKDFGSLIGEALAQFLGFHSKPQRGEDIKLKIKISVKEGFHGTKKTVRYKRKVKCTTCNGSGITSSSRIENCEKCNGKGKVKKAFLELPCLQCFGRGIVIKNPCPLCKGEGRISKFEQKTIYIPAGITDKQTLLVEKGGNEGLNNGETGNLYLKVSFSKKDRFKLKGLDVFTELKIDKRTLLDSPYIYIEDLEGNKLKIPLEIEEVKPIKFRIKNKGYRKSNGKRGDLVVKIIPV; encoded by the coding sequence ATGAACCTGTATCAGCTTTTAGGGGTGGCCAGAGATGCTACCCCGGAGGAAATAAAAAAGGCTTTCCGGGAAAAAGCCAGAAAATACCATCCAGACATCAATCCAGAATACTCTGAAATTTTTAAACAGATAACCCACGCTTATGATATTCTTTCTGACCCGATAAAAAGGAAAAAATATGATGAAAGCCTATATAAACTTGAAAAGAAAGATTTTGGAAGCTTAATAGGGGAAGCCCTTGCCCAGTTTTTAGGTTTTCATTCGAAGCCTCAGCGGGGAGAGGATATAAAACTAAAAATCAAAATATCTGTAAAAGAAGGTTTCCACGGAACAAAAAAAACAGTTCGTTATAAAAGAAAAGTAAAATGTACAACCTGTAATGGTTCTGGAATAACTTCATCATCCAGGATAGAGAACTGTGAAAAATGTAATGGAAAAGGAAAAGTAAAAAAAGCATTTTTAGAACTGCCATGTCTACAGTGTTTTGGAAGGGGGATAGTAATTAAAAATCCTTGTCCCTTGTGTAAAGGAGAAGGAAGAATTTCTAAATTTGAACAAAAAACAATTTATATACCTGCAGGAATAACAGACAAACAGACCTTGCTTGTGGAAAAAGGAGGTAATGAAGGCCTAAATAATGGAGAAACAGGAAACCTTTATCTGAAAGTAAGTTTTAGTAAAAAAGACAGATTTAAGCTAAAGGGATTAGATGTTTTTACAGAATTAAAAATAGACAAAAGAACTCTTTTAGACAGTCCATATATATATATTGAGGATTTAGAAGGAAATAAACTCAAAATTCCCCTTGAAATAGAGGAGGTAAAGCCTATCAAGTTCAGAATAAAGAATAAAGGATACAGAAAATCAAATGGTAAAAGAGGAGATTTGGTCGTAAAAATTATTCCTGTTTAA